The DNA window CAACGGAAAACAGAACACAGTAGATTGTGTACGCTTATTTATTCATTGCTACGTATATGTACTCCAAAATGGATGTTCATTTATCATGTAGTTACTATTCGATGAAGCCCTCGTACTCCTTTGTCAACTGGGCGGTCCATGTTTCAGGTTTGTTTTCTCGAACTAACTGGTACAGCGCATCAATTAGTTCAACATGGAAACTCCCACTACCCTTACACTTCAGGGAAGCCAATTTCCCAGCCGACTTGAAAAGTAGTACTGCAGATACAACAGCATCAAACGCGCTTCCCTCCGTATCCAACCCCCCTAGTAGGCAAGCTATGGTAGAGCCCAAAGAGCAGCCACTAGCTGTGATCTCCCCCATAATCGGTATACTACCATTTTTCACAACGATGTAAGGAATGGATTTAGCATCGTAACCTTCCGTACCTTTAGACAGTGCGTATTCGCCCCCAAAAGTACCATCCGCGATAAAGTCGAGTTCACCAGTACATACACAGATGGTCTTAAACTTGTACGCAACAGTTTGCGTGGCAGAAAGCAGCAAAGAGCTGTCTACATCTGTGTTTCCAGCATCAACACCTTTCATTTTAGAAGTACTAAACCGAGCCAAGGACAATATTTCACTAGAATTACCCTTAATACACGAGAATTGCCCATAAGTCAACAATGTGTCGTTCAAAACATGCCTTGTCTCTGTAGCAGAATAGCCAACTGGGTCAAAAACAATTGGCCTTTTGAATTCGTTGTAAGCCTCGATCGCTGTCTTGACCGTTTCTATCGGAGCCACCGATCCGGTATTTACCAACAAACTAGCGTTTGGAATTTGAGCGAGATCTCTTGCCTCAGATTGAATTTCGGACATAATTGGAGACCCATTCAAAGCGAGAGTGACATTCGCACCAAAGTTCTGATGAACTTTATTCGTCATATGCTGAACTAGGGGACGGTTCTTTGTCACTTGGTTGAGCACGGATTTAACGTTTATGGCCGCGGCGCTCTTTTTTAGTTGGACATCAACGTAGTTGTAgtagttcttcaaaattagttctcgaagaatCCTAGTAGACCTCGCTGCATCAGGCGAGGCCATGATGTCGCTAACAAGAGAAATCCCATCAATGGATCTCTTACCGTTAAGAGACCCACACTGCAATAGAACTCTTTCAATACAATCTGGGTGTAACCCACCTATGGCTACTGTTCTGCACCAATCGGCGCCGTTGGTCTCTAATGCATCCAGAATTCTGCAAACACCTTGTGGTCCCATTGGCGACTTTTTAGGGtttttcttcgtcttcgttGGGAAGACCATGCCGATACCAATGTAATCGATCATGTCTGGCCCCCATTCTGCCAAAGTTTCCACTTCAGACACCTTCCCGACGGACCAACCGAGGATTTTGTCCGGACCCAGGAGTTTTCTGACCATTGGAATTGGCATATCATCTTGACCGACATGCACACCATCGGCATCAATTGCCAATGCCACATCTACACGATCGTTTATAATTAGTGGGACTCTGAACTGGTCGCAGAGTTTCTTAACTTCCATAGCCTCCGCAATAAACGTTTTGGTGTCTGTATCCTTTTCACGCAATTGAACCAGCGTAACACCATTCCGTAAACCAGCCAGCACTTGAGAACTCAACGTCGTGCCCTCGGGCAGCATTGTTGAGTCTGTCACTAAATAGAGCGAATAGTCGACATCTTTCTTGGAAACCTTCTCCTTCGTATCCAGCTTAATTTCGTTGGAGCTGTACATGTGTGCTGTTTTGGTCCTCACCGCgaaaagaaactgtttaACGATACTTTGTCCTTTTGGTAAGTGGAAATAGCTTTATATACACCACTGAAGGTCAAACGAGGGCTCTAACAGTTTCTTCGTAACGTGAAAGTTGgcgaaaattttcacaaGTCATCGAATTCAGTGACACTCTGTATATGAGTTTGAATGGAATTCCGTTAGTATCGAGCTCTTGCTTCCGGTGCTTGTTCTTTGAGCGAGTGTTAGGAACAAGAGCAAAATATGCAGTTAACGCCAAGTATCGTAACTGATGCCCCCAGTTATTATGTGAACCATCTGCAACGCCAGTATAATTTAGACAAAGTGGTCATTTTAAGAGATTTAGGGTTAGAGAATGACTCGATATCGATGCCGACGAGTCTGAAACGGCTCGCATTTCCGACACACATTATAGACTTGACAAATAATGAGCTAACGAGTATACCGAATTTATCGCCGCGTCAGGATATACATACTT is part of the Huiozyma naganishii CBS 8797 chromosome 4, complete genome genome and encodes:
- the THI6 gene encoding bifunctional hydroxyethylthiazole kinase/thiamine-phosphate diphosphorylase (similar to Saccharomyces cerevisiae THI6 (YPL214C); ancestral locus Anc_6.231), which gives rise to MYSSNEIKLDTKEKVSKKDVDYSLYLVTDSTMLPEGTTLSSQVLAGLRNGVTLVQLREKDTDTKTFIAEAMEVKKLCDQFRVPLIINDRVDVALAIDADGVHVGQDDMPIPMVRKLLGPDKILGWSVGKVSEVETLAEWGPDMIDYIGIGMVFPTKTKKNPKKSPMGPQGVCRILDALETNGADWCRTVAIGGLHPDCIERVLLQCGSLNGKRSIDGISLVSDIMASPDAARSTRILRELILKNYYNYVDVQLKKSAAAINVKSVLNQVTKNRPLVQHMTNKVHQNFGANVTLALNGSPIMSEIQSEARDLAQIPNASLLVNTGSVAPIETVKTAIEAYNEFKRPIVFDPVGYSATETRHVLNDTLLTYGQFSCIKGNSSEILSLARFSTSKMKGVDAGNTDVDSSLLLSATQTVAYKFKTICVCTGELDFIADGTFGGEYALSKGTEGYDAKSIPYIVVKNGSIPIMGEITASGCSLGSTIACLLGGLDTEGSAFDAVVSAVLLFKSAGKLASLKCKGSGSFHVELIDALYQLVRENKPETWTAQLTKEYEGFIE